One Natator depressus isolate rNatDep1 chromosome 3, rNatDep2.hap1, whole genome shotgun sequence DNA segment encodes these proteins:
- the PYGB gene encoding glycogen phosphorylase, brain form, whose amino-acid sequence MAAPRSDSEKRKQISVRGIAGLGDVAEVRKSFNRHLHFTLVKDRNVATPRDYFFALAHAVRDQLVGRWIRTQQRYYERDPKRIYYLSLEFYMGRTLQNTMVNLGMQNVCDEAIYQLGLDLEELEEIEEDAGLGNGGLGRLAACFLDSMATLGLAAYGYGIRYEFGIFNQKIVDGWQVEEADDWLRYGNPWEKARPEYMLPVHFYGRVEHAAEGVKWIDTQVVLAMPYDTPVPGYKNNTVNTMRLWSAKAPNDFNLQEFNVGDYIEAVLDRNLAENISRVLYPNDNFFEGKELRLKQEYFVVAATLQDIIRRFKSSNFGSRDPVRTCFETFPDKVAIQLNDTHPALSIPELMRILVDVEKMEWEKAWEVTKRTCAYTNHTVLPEALERWPVSMFETLLPRHLEIIYTINQRHLDHVAAIYPGDLDRLRRMSVIEEGDCKRINMAHLCVIGSHAVNGVARIHSEIVKNSVFKDFYEMEPEKFQNKTNGITPRRWLLLCNPGLASVIAEKIGEDFVTDLSQLKKLLDFVSDEVFIRDVAKVKQENKLKFSAYLEEKYKVKINPSSMFDVHVKRIHEYKRQLLNCLHIITLYNRMRKDPSKSFVPRTVMIGGKAAPGYHMAKMIIKLITSIGDVVNNDPYIGDRLKVIFLENYRVSFAEKVIPAADLSQQISTAGTEASGTGNMKFMLNGALTIGTMDGANVEMAEEAGEENLFIFGMRVQDVEALDKRGYNAREYYERIPELRQAIDQLSSGFFSPRDPGCFRDVVNMLMNHDRFKVFADYQAYMECQGHVDQLYRKPREWTKKVIKNIASSGKFSSDRTITEYARDIWGVEPSAVKIPPPNIPRD is encoded by the exons ATGGCGGCGCCCCGCAGCGACAGCGAGAAGAGGAAGCAGATCAGCGTGCGGGGCATCGCGGGGCTGGGCGACGTGGCCGAGGTGCGGAAAAGCTTCAACCGGCACCTGCACTTCACGCTGGTCAAGGACCGCAACGTGGCCACCCCCCGCGACTATTTCTTCGCCCTGGCGCACGCGGTGCGGGACCAGCTGGTGGGGCGCTGGATCCGCACCCAGCAGCGCTACTACGAGCGCGACCCCAAG CGTATTTATTACCTGTCTCTGGAATTCTACATGGGCCGCACCCTGCAGAATACAATGGTGAACCTGGGTATGCAGAATGTCTGTGATGAAGCCATTTACCAG CTGGGTCTGGACttggaggagctggaagagatTGAAGAAGATGCTGGCCTGGGTAATGGAGGGCTGGGTCGCCTGGCAG CTTGCTTCCTTGACTCCATGGCGACGCTGGGGCTGGCAGCCTATGGCTACGGGATCCGATATGAATTTGGCATATTTAATCAGAAGATTGTCGATGGCTGGCAG GTGGAGGAAGCTGATGATTGGCTGCGCTATGGCAACCCCTGGGAAAAAGCCCGCCCTGAGTATATGCTTCCTGTGCATTTCTATGGCCGAGTGGAGCACGCTGCGGAGGGCGTGAAGTGGATTGATACTCAG GTAGTTCTTGCCATGCCTTATGATACCCCCGTGCCAGGATACAAGAACAACACCGTGAACACAATGCGGCTGTGGTCTGCCAAAGCACCCAATGACTTCAACCTTCAGGAGT TCAATGTGGGCGATTATATCGAGGCTGTGTTGGATAGAAATCTGGCAGAAAACATCTCCCGAGTCCTGTATCCGAATGACAAT TTCTTTGAAGGGAAGGAGCTGCGGCTGAAGCAGGAATACTTCGTGGTAGCTGCCACCCTGCAGGACATCATTCGCCGTTTCAAGTCTTCCAACTTCGGCTCCCGAGACCCAGTCAGGACGTGCTTTGAGACCTTCCCAGACAAG GTCGCCATTCAGCTGAACGACACTCACCCAGCACTTTCCATCCCGGAGCTCATGCGGATCCTGGTGGACGTGGAGAAAATGGAGTGGGAGAAG GCCTGGGAGGTCACAAAGCGAACCTGCGCCTACACCAACCACACCGTGCTGCCCGAGGCCCTGGAGCGCTGGCCGGTCTCCATGTTCGAGACGCTGCTGCCGCGCCACCTGGAGATCATTTATACCATCAACCAAAGGCATTTGGAT CATGTGGCCGCCATCTACCCTGGAGACCTAGACCGTCTGCGTAGGATGTCCGTGATCGAGGAAGGGGACTGCAAGAGGATTAACATGGCCCACCTCTGCGTGATCGGCTCCCACGCCGTCAATGGGGTGGCCAGGATTCACTCCGAAATCGTGAAGAATTCCGT ATTCAAAGATTTCTATGAGATGGAACCAGAGAAGTTCCAGAACAAGACGAACGGCATCACTCCGAGGCGTTGGCTCCTGCTGTGCAACCCAGGACTAGCAAGTGTAATTGCTGAG AAAATCGGAGAAGATTTTGTAACCGATCTGAGCCAGCTGAAGAAGTTACTGGATTTTGTCAGTGACGAGGTGTTTATCAGGGATGTGGCCAAAGTCAAACAG GAGAACAAGCTCAAGTTCTCTGCCTACTTGGAGGAGAAGTACAAGGTGAAAATCAACCCGTCCTCCATGTTTGACGTGCACGTGAAGCGGATTCACGAGTACAAGAGGCAGCTCCTCAACTGCCTGCACATCATCACCCTCTACAACC GCATGAGAAAAGACCCATCAAAGTCCTTCGTGCCAAGGACGGTCATGATTGGAGGAAAG GCAGCTCCCGGCTACCACATGGCCAAAATGATTATCAAACTGATCACGTCCATCGGGGACGTCGTCAATAACGATCCCTATATAGGAGATCGACTCAAAGTCATCTTCTTGGAGAACTACAGGGTGTCCTTTGCTGAAAAAG TGATTCCCGCGGCCGATCTGTCCCAGCAGATCTCCACGGCTGGCACCGAGGCCTCAGGCACGGGGAACATGAAGTTCATGCTGAACGGGGCCCTCACCATCGGGACCATGGACGGGGCCAACGTGGAGATGGCGGAGGAAGCCGGCGAGGAGAATCTGTTCATCTTCGGCATGCGGGTGCAGGACGTGGAGGCGTTAGACAAGCGAGG GTACAATGCTAGGGAATACTACGAGCGCATTCCGGAGCTGAGACAAGCCATCGACCAGCTCAGCAGCGGCTTCTTCTCGCCTAGAGACCCTGGCTGCTTCCGGGATGTCGTCAATATGTTGATGAACCACGACAG ATTTAAAGTGTTTGCCGACTACCAGGCCTACATGGAGTGTCAAGGCCACGTTGACCAGTTGTACAGG AAGCCAAGAGAGTGGACTAAGAAGGTTATCAAGAACATCGCTTCCTCGGGGAAGTTTTCCAGCGACAGGACGATCACCGAGTATGCCAGAGACATCTGGGGTGTGGAGCCATCAGCTGTAAAGATCCCCCCACCTAACATCCCCAGGGATTAA